The stretch of DNA aacattttagaaGAAGGAGCgaaaaagtaatatttaaattatgtttcacctcaattctaaaatattaaataaaatccaaaaacaaaataataattaaatataaaaaataaataaaataaaaatataataatgtcaattatcGATCTTTATGTTTAGCACTTATAGGTCAAACAtaaatttttgtcttttatatatttaatagaaaTAGATCTATATCTGAcctataacatttttttcaaatctaaCGTTTTCGGATTAGATGACATAAATATCGTTCCACATTTTTAATCGGTTATTTACATCTCAGATGTAAATTTAGTATCaaagttatttttatgttaatatatatatatatatatatatatatatatataatgggatttgttttttttctatactAGATATAAATAATCAAGAACACTGTAAAATAGTAGTACTGAGTCGTATATTATGATGTTAACTTCTAATGTACATTCACATCccactaaattataaaaaatttgaagaataaatattttaatatatatcgtTGATAGATATAATATACTTGTTGTTAATCTATTCctaatcattataaatatatttttaatacgtaatcaatattattattattattattattattattattattattatattttcaaataataaatactttttaatcaaaattcatattttagtcTCTACATCCATTTGAATGGTTCCGTTTTTTAGTTCAAAATTATTAGagtaaaatatagttaaatattatagatattatatgtaattaattattcagttttttttttatataaatcactttatatatatatatatatattctgatttaataaattacttgttctatttattttaataaaatctcaTGTAAACTATTTTTACTTAACATTTTAAACTAGAAGTAAAATTTCTCGATTAATCTAAATACATAACTACTTTCATAcacatatttaaattgtataatcttACTAAAATTTGTAGTACAATACAATGactttttatcaataattaactCGGATTGGTTATACAAAATGTAAAGTTATGTTTGGATGGGAAGATGGGATGAGAGAGTCGATTTGAATAGATTTGAGAAGGAATTAAAGAAAGTGAATATGAGATTTTTTGGATTAATGGAAATATGGATAATTTAAGTAGattgaagataaaattttatgaaattttgtatatattatgatagatataattaattaaaaatattttaaaagataatattaagttattactattttatttcgtatataattttaaatatcaataattaaattcataaggtgattaaatttttgaaatttatttcgtatatcataataaaattcataaaaactttaattatttccCTTGACGtaaatttatttcaatgtaGCTTTCTTTCTGCATCGCTTGAGCGAGTGTCAAGAATTAGGATTCAATTGTGAATCCACCACTTCAAAGTAACTGAATCAAACATGATCCACACCCGCTTTTTATGTAAAGAGTAAATTAACGGATCCAAACACAGTGTAAGCATAAAGCAAagcatgaaatttttttatttttaactaaggATAAAGCAAATCACGATCTATTTTAATTCTAGATGATTCAAATCCAAATTAACTGTAgtagattatttatttaaatacacGTTGTTTCTAATTAAATTGTGATTACAGTAAGATTAGATTAAATCAACTTTGTCCAGCTCAAAATCAAAATGTAGGTTTGACCACCATCTGAAGTGAGATATTGCAGTTTAAAATGGCCGTAAAGTGTATATTACGTGTATAGACTAAGCTTTATTGTTTAACTTTTCTTATTCACAGAGAGAGAGGACACTTAATCATGATTAACACGTGTTTTACTTAATAAGAGAGGTTTTACGCGGAACAATGGGCATAAATATATAGCACGTGCAATACATGAGGTAAAATGtttaatcattacttttactctGTGTGTTTTGTTACTGAAAGATTAGTTCCGGAATTCTTACTACCTTGGTGTTTAAGAAAACATTTTACGACCTCTTTTTTCCCTTAAATTTGATCCATCGATACTTATCAGTTATCCACCCACGAAATTCgaaatttttacataaatatttctaaatttaattatattattagctTTTAGAtcagttgtttttatttttaatcaaataacattataaaatgttttaagtatcaaatattttctttcagttatccataataacataaattaatatttatcaatgatGGAGTTATTTTGTCAGGAAACTATTTATCAGAGTTaaaaaatgcacattttaatcatatatatcaATACATGTTAATTCTTTCAGTTGCGACCTTGGCAACGTTACTTCCAATTCTGGGTTGGAGCCATTGACATTTCCACTAAATACAAGGTCTCTCTCTCTTGTATCCATTAATATGCTTCCGAAATAACTAATCTggtatgtataaaaaaaaattacctgaTTGTATACAGGAATGACTCAAAGACGTGGAACATCTaaagcaaattaaaaaaatgagtttttttacttattttattgttgatcttaaataattttttattatcgagAAATTTTGTTCGGCTGAAACAACCGATACTAAACCTGTTAATATTattctataatttatatatacatttagaaaataatttattctttttatataattaagaatgtcaattggtttatcattttccaaacctATAATTTCTATCaagatatttaattctaaaattaaatcaaatccatcaatatccaacgaattatcatattttaaagattttttaaggtttaagcatttttttttcaaaagtgaaaTATCTACACACCGTAATACACAagatatttgttcttttttgttCATAGCTCATTTTCGTTATgcaattaaagtctcaattctttttttcttttgaattttttgaatagtttgaattcaaattttctagttgacatatttatatatttttatatgaaataaaaaatgataatatataaaaaactactaaagataaatgtataaaacaatgaattaaaacaataaaacctgATTTCGGTtatcaagaaaataaactcaataGTAGACTTGGAGTATCTTGAagtctcaaatatctttttcgTTCTTAAgtctaacttttttataaacttgcaaagttatttattttaagattaatcattaaaaaaatatttttcttctaaactcgatagtgagttttttttttcctaaactttaattatttttctacagAAAACTCAACTTTAAATTATGCttcaattaatctattatctaCCAAAAGATTAaaccataatctaattaatagttttgcaaaaaaacaaaaaccagtTTCTCCTCaagatatatgtaaaaaaaactcTCAAAACCTATAAATCTAAAAGTATCGAAAAACAAAACTaagcaaaagaaacacatttctaattataatacaaatccaaaacagaataaaaataacacaaatagaaagaaaaaacatacttaTAAAAATTGAGGATGAAAAAATTGTTACACACTAGCAACGTGAGATTTAAGAGATTTAAGAAGTGTAATATGTCAAAACCCTAGAAAAAGGACggactattaaaaaaaataaagtaaaaagagGTAAGAGAAGTCatagaaagataaaataagaaaataagatcCAGATTGATTATAATAAAGATAGCTAATCATTATCTTtcttgtaaacaaaattataatttactaaaaaaatgttttaactcattaattatcatttttactaccaataaaaattaacacataactaataataattcaattaagttttattttcaaacataaacttataatcaaTTTAACAGAGtcatattagtaataaaatatttttttgagatcttttttatcttaaacataattttgtaattagtttaataaaagtatattaattagtactaaaaaaagtttcaagatttttttttcttatacataattttataattaatttaataaaaaatattagcaataaattttttttaaaagttttttatctttgttttattCTTGACCCGACCTCGTCTGgtatattttgaaaagataaggaatttattaaaaaaaaaagtgtaggCGTAACTTTTACCGAGTAATAATTTGGGGATTATAGGATTTTTGGGAATGCAGAAGAAaagaggtgcaggaagaagcaTTCTAATTTCCAAAGTTCCAAATTCAGCCAACACTCTATGAACACGCACCAACTTTCTAATAACAGACTATCCCATCCCATTTTGGGCGCAGGCCcaaagttgaagaaaataaaagcaatgtGAAATACACCTTTGGTTGGGCTTTTGGGATAGCGGTGACAACACTGTTGAAAGGATTTAAAAGATCCACAACAGACAATTAGTTTTTGCACCTCCATTAGTTTTCCCTATACCtacttaatttataattttctaactTTGTTCTTTGGGATTTATATGTGTATCAAAATTCCATAGCTCCATTTTTCTTGCTTCTTCTTCATCGGATCCGCTACTACTTTGAACAGCAAGATTTCGATAAAAGGAACAAGTCAAAGATGAAGATTTCGTAGAGCTTAAAAGTGGGTAACTCATTTAATAACTACTTGtatgtttttgtcttttttatcaCAACTAAGTCTCTGGTTTtgaagtttcttttttttactatgCTATCGAAAATTATTCTGAACTAAGTAATCCGTTAGAGAAAATGTAAATGAgtgtttcttttaattgtttaatttctAATACAAGTTTTACTTTCGGATTACATAATTTATAAGTGAAAATTGTATTTTGGAATGCGTGATCAACACATATTGTCGAAGGAATGCATTGAACGGTTCCCATGAAAACCCTTCATTACATGTGCATCAACTGTTaagtgagagagaaaaaagagtAACACGTGGCAGCCTTGTATCGGAGAGGATTTTTgggtgaagaaaagaagaaaacaggGGTGTAGGTAAAAATAAGGATTGGGATTTTTGGAAGAGAAAGAGGGTGgtaagaaaatagagaaaaaaaggtGTGATGAAAGTAAATTGGATTTTGGACCATCAACTTTGGAGTTttctcttctttcctttttttctcaAAACAGGTTGGGTCAAAGATAgaccaaaattattattattttttatttttaaatcctaattagcttaaccaattaattttcttttaaagttttgattttccttttacaaattctatttcaatacaaattctatttcaaccatttttgtttatctactattattttttctattttttaaaaaatatattttattcaaattgagtgTCTACAAATACGTGTCTTATTATGCATTAAAGATAggtatttatatataacattatgATCTAAATCATGTATGTAATTATGCACAACATACATAACTACAGGAGATTTAATAACTTAATTACATTAATCCATTAGCTTAATTATAGGAGAATGATTATGAATCTAATTACAAAAAATCAATTAggttaattacaaaaaataattctgATTTCTATCACACTCTCGCTGTTGTAGCGAGAAGTTCACATAAGCTTAGATTAGTCCAAAAATCATCAAAAAGAACTTGACGTAAGCCTTTGGTAAAGATATCAACTATCTGGTGACAAGAAGGTACATAAATAAGTCACGCCTGACCACGTGCTACCTTTTCCCGAACAAAGTGAATATCCATCTCAATATGTTTGGTACACTGATGCTGCATACGATTACCAATAGATAAATGGTTGCAATTGCGGCTAGACCCATAAGTTACAGTTGGAGTGTGGTTGTGAGGAGTGATTAGGGTCCTGTGGGACTAAAGTGTGCATGACAATATGAGAAACTGTGATTTGCATCTTCGCCAGACCACATTCCTCGAGAGTCAGCATAGAACAGGCCTAAAGGAAGGAAGGCAAAAGGTTGCTCTAATGAATTAGGGTGGCTACACCACGAAAGGGCTTAGACAAACTAGAGACTAACTGTAATACCAAATGATGATTGCTCGTAGGAGAACCAACATTTGTCAACTGATCAAAGATTTGTTTGAGTTGCTGAAAGTATGCAGAAATATTCAAAAAGTCAACCATGCGATTGAAAGAGAAATCTTGCTCGAAGTAATAGCACGAAAATTCTTGTTATCCTAAAAAATGGAAGTTAAACAATTCTAAGGGGTCATAGTCGTGGAACCTTTCTTCATGACAGTGGcgataatattaaaagatgtGATAAAGTAGATACACTGAAGTACGGTGGAATTAAGAGTGGTGCACTATTCGTGATCAACATCGGTTGGAGTCGAACGTTCCTTCCTAAGTTGAGGGATAATATGGTGAAGAAATCTGGTTGCCCAAGCATGAGTTTTAAAAAGTTCAACCCACATAGCACAATGGTCTTTCTCCATTTCTTGCACAAAGGGGATGTTATTTTCGATATTATAGATAGTGAGTGCCAAGTAAAATTCATGTTGACTTGAGGAGGGCTAGAGTGATTAGTGAGGAGCCATGGACGAAGTTAGTTGAAGACATGACGTCAACGGTAGGACATGAGTCATGACTACTGGAAGAGGAGGAACATTGCACAAGTTGGAGATGGAAGGAAGGGAGGGTGTGTAAGCATGTTGTTGGTGGAGGGAAGGCACAATGACGATAGTGCAAGGGAGAGCTTTATAGTGTGAGACGGTGCAGAAAAGAGAAGGAGTGCACGATGTCAAATGCAACGAGACAAGGTATGGATTAGAGAGAGACTCGTGGTAGCATGCAAGAGTCAAATTGATTTGAATATATGTCTGATTATGCATTGGAGATAGgtattatatataacaatataatttcAGGTATGTAATTATGCACAACATAATTATAGAAGATTTGTTAACCTAATTACTTGAATCAATTAGCTTAATTTTAGGAGAATGATTCTGAATCTAAAAGCAGGAAATCAATTAGGTTAATTACAAGAGAATAATTTCGTAATtgatgaaaaacacttttattttccttaactacacacacacacacaaacacacacaaacacatagacacacacagacacacagacacacagacacacagacacagacacagacacacacacacacagacacaaacATACAGACAGAGACAtagacacaaacacacacacacacacatacacacacacacacacacacaaacacacactcAACAATCTCACATCACTCCAGAGTTGAGGCCAAAGGCAATTCATCTCCAATGGAAGGTTTAAGGGACTGATGGTTCCTCTAAGAACCTCGTTATCGATCACACAGTAGGCACCAAGGTTCCGATCTAAGTCCGTCGAGTGATATCGTTAATGTCAATCACCTTGCATCTGAGATATTATTTGTTTTGGAGTCTGTGAAAGAAGAAATGAGTATTTAGATTACTTTAAACCTCAACTTCTAAGTGATGCGAGAGACTATTGGACATGGtaggttttaaatattttatatgaagaTTTTAAAGTTTGATTATTAAGAGAAACTTATGGCATTCACAAGTATTATTTTGGATATCTCTTCGGTTTGTTTACATCAACAAGCTCAAAGCACTTaatagtatattaaaataaagaaaaaaataaagtggtaaaatatttaagtccaaaatatataaatttaaaacttataaaaccGTTCCTAGTGGTTCGATAGATTTAAACTGAGAACAATAAGCTCAATACTTTTTCTGAGTTATCATATTTGAAGAATCGATGAAATTTACCGAATACtcgtaatttttaatattaaaattatagttgTCGATGAAATTACTTTAATATATTCGCTTtcacgtaaaatatttttataatgaggAGCATGTCCCACCTTCCAAATCTTGACTTGTCCTTTGCTTGTGACTTCGTCTTTCACTCCATTTACTTTTAGAATCATTCATTGCTCTCTTCTCTCCAGATTTCATTGCTTCACCTAAAAAATTTATGGTCAATCtcagaaaaaggtaaaaaaaaataaaaatctattgtttcttgatttataaatacagcacaagaaaacaaaaacaattcaCGGAGTTGCCAGCATGgctttttcttcaacttttacttttaaattttacgTTGTATTTATGGTCAATGTCTTAATATGTGGacaaaactatatttataatgtgttaatatatatatatatatatatatatatatatatatatatatatatatatatatatatataatgaatttttactttttacatcTGAAAACTATGAAACACACATCATGGTAATAACAGAATTTGTGTTAATGATATCGTGTCAGGCTTCATGTCTGCAGACAAATGGTTGCACGTGAAGTTTTTCAATTCATATATTCCATTCAGAAACCGCTGTGTTTTGTTGTTACATTTACATCAATCTATCTCAAATTTTGCTGACTATATTTCATCAACCTGTTCAATTCAAACACCTAACCAAACATCTCCATTAATGGCATTATTACTTAGAATAAGTGAACGGaatttatttttgcattttctaattttatatatttaaacttgTTTAGATTtgtgtataattaaaaatatacaaatacatCACTAAATTTGTACTCACTAATTTAAGGTCTAAGATCACTACCActgcttaaaataaaataaaaaataaaaatgtacttATCATACAAATGAGTCCAAGAAGGTGAAAACTAGAAGAAACTCCAAATAGCAGACAAGAGTACTTGTTTCAGATTCAGACCACATCACATTCTGCCAACCTAAAACGAACTGACACTGCCAAATGGGCCTCTTCTTCTTGAATGAACCACTCTTCACAGATTCCTCAATTAATGCATTAAACAATTCATcaaatcaaagaaaaagaaaaaagaagctAAATGTAATAACATCATTATTGTTAATAACATTAATCCGTAATCAGTGtgaagatattatatatttcacATCAAATCAAGTTCTGTACTCTGTTTTCATATCCAATATCCACCACAAGCTAAAGCTAACGTAACTCATCAAACTAAGAACTGCGAGTCTTTTATAGTCAATAAAATCAACTATGTATTAGACCCAACCAAAATACATCATACTcagaaattaatatattatattatatattcatgGCATGTACAACTTGTTGCCACACTTGCATCTCCATGCCTCCGGGTAGTACTCGGCGGTCACCGGCGTACCCGGCGGCACCGGCACGTGAACCGGTTTGCATGGTGTACATTTGCCACACTTCGAAGTGCACCGCGGCGGCGACGACCCAGGCCCACCTAGAAGCCTTCTTCTGGGCCACCCCATTGATAACACATCTCTTTTACCTCCAGACACCAAGCTTTCTCCAATTTTCCCATTATTTTCCTTCCCAACCTGCATAATTAAGTAATTAACCAATACTACacaaattagtattttttttatgaaaattcgttttaaaatattcaaaaccTTATGGATAAAGAgtcaaaaatataatagaaatataaaaagttaaatagtttttttataaatttattattttgaaattttaagttGAGTTATAAAGAAAAGACACgtattattatttgattgtgATAGATAATATGTAGAAGAGGAGGGTGACATGCACCATATGACCATGATTCGGCCATAATACAACTGTGGTTACGTTTTAGCGGTGAAAGTGCTGAGCATTGTACACTGTGCGCGCACGTTACCCAGACTCGTGTATGTGGCTATGAGGAAACAAACACGACAGCTAATTTCCCTGTCTCGTTCTAACGTGCGCCGGTGGTGTTGCGCCTAACAtgatagaataatatatatacatgggTCAGAGCAGAAGTATCCAGCAACAGCGGCAAATACATTTCCCGTGTTTCATCAACCCCTTGATGAAACAGCGCACAGTTTACTAAATTATAAACGTGCCTTTTCCACGAGCCGTTTGATTTTGATCGAACGGTGGTGATGGATGAAGGGTGAATCGGTCGAGCGCAGGGGATTTTATCCGGCGCAACGACGATGGAAGCAGTGGGGAGGCAGATGGTACCACCACCACGTGTGTTTCGTAATCACGGTGGAGTCCATGCATCTGACGGCTCACGTTGAAGTGGGTCCCACGACACCCCTGCAACTGTTTTGGCGCATGTTAGCCACTATCAGTTTTCTCCAGCAGTGTCTCTCTGTAATTTTGGAGACTGTCACCATCCAAACCTTGTTCCAGTTAGTTGCAGATCACACTCTCCCACATCCGCAACCACAATTTATTTCTCCTCTCCAAAAATCACATCCCTTTTCAATTATCACTAAATTAATTGCAGATTCTTGTCTGCGATCTTCTTTTTCCATCTCAAAACACGCTAATAAATGTCACTTATAATAAATGCATTACTCTTTTTAACtacagataaaaataataacgaaaaaaaaatgacttttacaGTGGTAGTGTTAGAACTAGACCTAGGAAAAGTTAATTAGTTAGTTAATTATGCGATAAGTGAAGGTGAGTTAAGTGTGTGTGTATGGACAAAGAATGTAGAGGACCAGTCTATACCTGAAAATCTGTGTTCGCTTTGGTGAACATGGGACACTTAGTATCTGCAGTGGAGAAAGGACGAATAGGAAGAAGAAGTTATAAATTT from Vigna unguiculata cultivar IT97K-499-35 chromosome 8, ASM411807v1, whole genome shotgun sequence encodes:
- the LOC114193176 gene encoding uncharacterized protein LOC114193176 encodes the protein MERKRKTPSLVNRTHLSSVSFFFLLSVSTLIFSSRITTASTIPCLDTKCPMFTKANTDFQVGKENNGKIGESLVSGGKRDVLSMGWPRRRLLGGPGSSPPRCTSKCGKCTPCKPVHVPVPPGTPVTAEYYPEAWRCKCGNKLYMP